From Spirochaetota bacterium, the proteins below share one genomic window:
- a CDS encoding AraC family transcriptional regulator: MLDPIYNNFKIPSNAETKTHFRQFMRRAADGTLAFAPETAAIGMYPIWYAPAQTNEELPHSHSFLELIIVTGGRGKHRAAGKTSAIAKGDVVFINNALPHCFAADDDAFSVIAVSFLPSILGYNDVMLRDYDLIGYHTLLVPFGRYDVGGFFRMRPPPAVFTTISFIAFHLIELFFADASANRISMAALLKHILSLMRTHHRERYGERNAAPLAGILDHIHGHYRERITLSSLARRFAMNPTYLSTKFNRIAGKSLSRYINELRIHRAEALIAETDIPIRAVAAAVGYETLSHFNRAFRAVTGHAPRDGRGTEAHRKSGKLF; this comes from the coding sequence ATGCTTGACCCGATATACAACAATTTCAAGATACCATCGAACGCCGAGACGAAAACGCATTTCAGACAATTCATGCGCCGCGCTGCCGATGGCACACTGGCATTCGCGCCGGAAACAGCCGCGATCGGTATGTATCCGATATGGTATGCGCCGGCACAGACGAACGAAGAGCTCCCGCATTCACACAGCTTTCTTGAACTGATAATCGTCACCGGCGGACGCGGGAAACACCGCGCCGCAGGGAAAACATCGGCCATCGCAAAAGGCGATGTCGTGTTCATCAACAACGCGCTGCCGCACTGTTTCGCCGCAGACGATGATGCGTTCTCGGTCATCGCCGTTTCTTTCCTTCCGTCGATACTCGGCTACAACGATGTCATGCTTCGTGATTACGACCTCATCGGCTACCACACGCTTCTCGTGCCGTTCGGGCGATACGATGTCGGCGGATTTTTCCGCATGCGACCGCCGCCCGCGGTGTTCACCACGATATCGTTCATTGCATTCCATCTCATTGAGCTCTTCTTCGCGGATGCATCCGCGAACCGAATATCGATGGCGGCACTTCTTAAGCATATCCTCTCGCTCATGCGCACGCATCACCGCGAACGATACGGCGAACGCAATGCTGCACCGCTTGCCGGTATACTCGACCATATACACGGCCATTACCGCGAGCGCATCACCCTGTCATCGCTCGCGAGGCGTTTCGCCATGAACCCGACCTATCTCTCAACGAAGTTCAACCGCATCGCCGGAAAGTCCCTTTCGCGCTATATCAATGAGCTTCGCATACATCGCGCCGAAGCGCTCATCGCCGAGACCGATATACCGATACGCGCCGTTGCCGCCGCCGTGGGGTATGAAACGCTCTCGCATTTCAACCGGGCGTTCCGAGCCGTGACCGGACACGCCCCGCGGGATGGACGGGGGACGGAAGCACATCGGAAATCCGGTAAACTTTTTTGA
- a CDS encoding DUF2442 domain-containing protein → MSTTKTMPRVEVEHVALRAWVEKRTVFMELSDGRIIGFPAARFKLLRNANDEQLAQVSLRLHGSALRWEALDEDITVSGVVEGRFQLP, encoded by the coding sequence ATGAGTACCACAAAAACAATGCCCCGCGTTGAGGTCGAACACGTTGCACTGCGCGCATGGGTGGAAAAGCGTACGGTGTTCATGGAACTGTCCGACGGACGCATTATCGGATTTCCCGCAGCCCGATTCAAGCTATTACGCAATGCTAACGATGAACAGCTTGCTCAGGTATCATTACGGTTACATGGATCCGCGCTTCGATGGGAGGCGCTTGATGAAGATATAACCGTTTCCGGCGTAGTCGAGGGAAGATTTCAACTTCCGTGA
- the leuC gene encoding 3-isopropylmalate dehydratase large subunit produces the protein MGMTMTEKILAAHADKSEVRPGDLIQAKLDFALGNDITAPIAIKEFEAAGFTKVFDRERIALIPDHFTPNKDIKSAEQVKMLREFSKKHDLVHYYDVGRVGVEHAFLPEEGLTLPGDVIIGADSHTCTYGALGAFSTGVGSTDLAYGMVTGEAWFKVPEQIKFVYTGKLPKWSGGKDMILYTIGKIGVDGALYKTMEFTGVAADALTIEGRLTMANMAIEAGGKNGIFAVDKKTLDFIKPRAKRSWKVYESDKDARYSNVIEIDASKIEPTVSLPHLPENAKPVTECTNITIDQVVIGSCTNGRIEDLRVAAKLLKGKKVSRNIRCIVIPATQAIYKQAMKEGLLDIFVDAECAVSAPTCGPCLGGHMGILAKGERSLATTNRNFVGRMGSPESEVYLCNPAVAAASAILGRIAHPDEAH, from the coding sequence ATGGGCATGACGATGACCGAGAAAATACTCGCCGCGCACGCGGATAAGAGCGAGGTCCGACCCGGCGATCTTATTCAGGCGAAGCTCGATTTCGCCCTCGGCAATGACATCACCGCCCCCATAGCGATAAAGGAATTCGAGGCGGCCGGTTTTACGAAGGTTTTCGACCGTGAACGCATTGCGCTCATCCCCGACCACTTTACGCCGAATAAGGATATCAAGAGCGCCGAGCAGGTGAAAATGCTCCGTGAATTCTCGAAGAAGCATGACCTCGTGCATTACTACGATGTCGGCCGTGTCGGCGTCGAACATGCGTTCCTTCCCGAAGAGGGGCTCACGCTCCCGGGCGATGTCATCATCGGCGCTGACAGTCATACCTGCACGTACGGTGCGCTCGGTGCTTTTTCCACCGGTGTCGGATCGACCGACCTTGCCTACGGCATGGTCACCGGCGAAGCATGGTTCAAGGTCCCCGAACAGATAAAGTTCGTGTACACCGGCAAACTCCCGAAATGGTCCGGCGGCAAGGACATGATACTCTACACGATCGGCAAGATCGGTGTTGACGGCGCGCTCTATAAGACGATGGAATTCACGGGCGTTGCGGCCGATGCGCTCACCATCGAAGGGCGGCTCACGATGGCGAACATGGCCATCGAGGCGGGCGGCAAGAACGGGATATTCGCCGTCGATAAGAAAACGCTTGATTTCATTAAGCCGCGGGCGAAGCGTTCGTGGAAGGTCTATGAGTCGGATAAGGATGCGCGATATTCGAACGTGATAGAGATAGACGCGTCGAAGATAGAGCCGACGGTATCGCTCCCGCATCTCCCGGAGAACGCGAAGCCGGTCACCGAATGCACGAACATCACCATCGATCAGGTCGTCATCGGCTCATGCACCAACGGCCGCATCGAGGACCTGCGCGTTGCGGCGAAACTGCTCAAGGGGAAAAAAGTAAGCCGTAACATTCGCTGCATCGTCATACCTGCCACACAGGCGATATATAAACAGGCGATGAAAGAGGGTCTCCTCGATATTTTTGTCGATGCGGAATGCGCGGTGTCGGCACCCACGTGCGGGCCGTGCCTGGGCGGACATATGGGAATTCTCGCCAAGGGCGAACGCTCGCTCGCGACAACGAACAGGAATTTCGTCGGACGCATGGGCTCTCCGGAATCCGAAGTGTATCTCTGCAATCCGGCAGTTGCCGCCGCAAGCGCGATACTCGGACGCATCGCGCATCCGGACGAAGCGCACTGA
- a CDS encoding Ldh family oxidoreductase, which yields MAKSYLSFDYLEQFMRDVLLGVGVPNDDAVICARVLIESDKRGIDSHGIGRLKPIYYDRIKAGILNTKTNVEIVRDKMTTAVLDGHNGMGFVVAEKAMRMAIAKAKQFGLGMTVARNSTHYGIAGYYPLMAVKEDMIGITGTNARPSIAPTFGVENMLGTNPLTFGIPTDEPFPFVLDCATSITQRGKIEVYDRLHKPMPAGWVIGEDGGTKTDAHTVLDELIKGTAALTPLGGIGEELGGYKGYGYATVVEILSSALASGNFMKALLGMKDGKKAPIELGHFFIAINIDFFIDIADFKKNTGTVLRELRASKKAPGAKRIYTAGEKEYDAFCEREKTGVPIDDELAKDMIAMRNELSLDYRFPFEGK from the coding sequence ATGGCAAAGTCCTATCTCTCTTTCGATTATCTCGAACAATTCATGCGCGATGTTCTTCTCGGCGTCGGCGTACCCAATGACGACGCGGTCATATGCGCTCGCGTGCTCATTGAAAGCGACAAGCGCGGGATCGATTCGCACGGCATAGGAAGATTGAAGCCGATATATTATGACCGCATCAAGGCGGGCATTCTCAATACGAAGACGAATGTCGAGATCGTGCGCGATAAGATGACAACGGCTGTTCTTGACGGACACAACGGGATGGGATTCGTTGTCGCGGAAAAGGCGATGAGAATGGCGATAGCGAAGGCGAAACAATTCGGTCTCGGCATGACGGTGGCCCGCAATTCGACGCATTACGGCATAGCCGGCTATTACCCGCTCATGGCGGTGAAAGAGGATATGATCGGCATTACGGGCACGAACGCGCGTCCGTCGATAGCGCCGACGTTCGGCGTGGAGAACATGCTCGGCACGAACCCGCTGACCTTCGGAATTCCCACCGATGAACCATTCCCCTTCGTACTCGACTGTGCAACATCCATTACGCAGCGCGGGAAGATAGAAGTATATGACCGGCTCCACAAACCCATGCCGGCGGGATGGGTCATCGGCGAGGACGGCGGCACGAAAACCGACGCACATACCGTGCTCGACGAACTTATCAAGGGAACGGCGGCGCTCACACCGCTCGGCGGCATCGGCGAAGAGCTCGGCGGCTACAAGGGCTACGGCTACGCCACCGTCGTCGAGATACTTTCGTCAGCGCTCGCTTCGGGCAATTTCATGAAAGCGCTGCTCGGCATGAAGGACGGTAAAAAAGCGCCGATAGAGCTCGGCCATTTCTTCATCGCCATCAATATCGATTTCTTCATCGATATCGCCGATTTCAAGAAAAATACGGGCACGGTGCTCCGCGAACTGCGTGCGTCGAAAAAGGCGCCCGGTGCGAAGCGGATCTACACCGCCGGAGAGAAGGAATACGATGCGTTCTGCGAGCGAGAGAAGACCGGCGTCCCCATCGACGATGAACTTGCGAAAGATATGATCGCGATGCGCAACGAATTATCGCTTGACTACCGGTTCCCGTTCGAAGGGAAATAG